A single genomic interval of Cryptosporangium phraense harbors:
- a CDS encoding ring-opening amidohydrolase: protein MPEAIEVRKVPILNVSDASGLAQLIDDKVLDADRVIAVIGKTEGNGGVNDYTRIIADRAFREVLVEKGTRSADEVKQIPIVWSGGTDGVLSPHATIFATIPAESVVPTDEPRLTVGFAMSEVLLPEDIGRVAMIEKVAAAVKVAMERAGITDPADVHYVQTKTPLLTISTIRDAKSRGKTVWTEHTHESMDLSNGTTALGIAVALGEIEMPTDADVMNDRSLYSSVASCSSGVELDQAQVVVVGNARGVGGRYRIGHGVMNDALDADGIWSAIRSAGLDLPERPHPSDLSDRLVNVFLKCEVSQDGVVRGRRNAMLDDSDVHWHRQIKATVGGVTAAVTGDPAVFVSVSAAHQGPDGGGPVAAIVDLG from the coding sequence GTGCCCGAGGCCATCGAAGTACGCAAGGTCCCGATCCTGAACGTCAGCGACGCGTCGGGCCTCGCTCAGCTCATCGACGACAAGGTTCTCGACGCCGACCGCGTGATCGCGGTGATCGGCAAGACCGAGGGCAACGGCGGCGTCAACGACTACACCCGGATCATCGCCGACCGGGCGTTCCGCGAGGTGCTGGTCGAGAAGGGCACCCGCAGCGCCGACGAGGTCAAGCAGATCCCGATCGTGTGGTCGGGCGGTACCGACGGGGTGTTGTCCCCGCACGCGACGATCTTCGCCACGATCCCGGCGGAGTCCGTCGTGCCGACCGACGAGCCCCGCCTCACGGTCGGCTTCGCGATGAGCGAGGTGCTGCTGCCCGAGGACATCGGCCGGGTCGCGATGATCGAGAAGGTCGCGGCCGCGGTGAAGGTCGCGATGGAGCGCGCGGGCATCACCGACCCCGCCGACGTGCACTACGTCCAGACCAAGACCCCGCTGCTGACGATCTCCACGATCCGGGACGCGAAGAGCCGCGGCAAGACCGTCTGGACCGAGCACACGCACGAGTCGATGGACCTGTCGAACGGCACGACCGCGCTGGGGATCGCGGTCGCGCTGGGCGAGATCGAGATGCCGACCGACGCCGACGTCATGAACGACCGGTCGCTCTACTCGTCGGTGGCGTCGTGTTCTTCCGGGGTCGAGCTCGATCAGGCCCAGGTCGTCGTCGTGGGCAACGCGCGCGGGGTCGGCGGCCGGTACCGGATCGGGCACGGGGTGATGAACGACGCGCTGGACGCGGACGGGATCTGGTCGGCGATCCGGTCGGCGGGGCTCGATCTGCCCGAGCGGCCGCACCCGTCGGACCTCTCCGATCGCCTGGTGAACGTGTTCCTCAAGTGTGAGGTCTCGCAGGACGGCGTGGTGCGTGGGCGCCGGAACGCGATGCTCGACGACTCCGACGTCCACTGGCACCGGCAGATCAAGGCGACGGTCGGTGGCGTGACCGCGGCGGTGACCGGTGACCCGGCGGTGTTCGTCTCGGTGTCCGCGGCTCACCAGGGCCCCGACGGCGGTGGCCCGGTCGCCGCGATCGTCGACCTTGGCTGA